A region from the Lentisphaera profundi genome encodes:
- a CDS encoding phosphoribosylanthranilate isomerase: MKPYIKICGISEPQHIAKLIERKTNAIGFVAYPPSPRFVSPEQVRELCKTIPDHIARVLVVVDMSPEEIQPYLDAGINTLQFHGKESAQFAKNFSCEIWRAVRLKDESQIEDELNFPCTKYVLDAAPKNASLPGGTGELGDWVLSKKFVLASPKPVLIAGGINLDNFQEALQITGAQGLDLSSGVEDSPGIKSSLKIDQLFNKINN, from the coding sequence ATGAAACCTTATATAAAAATCTGTGGGATTAGTGAACCACAACATATCGCCAAACTCATCGAACGAAAAACTAATGCTATTGGCTTTGTCGCCTACCCTCCATCACCTCGCTTCGTCAGTCCCGAACAAGTTCGCGAACTTTGCAAAACTATTCCCGACCATATTGCACGTGTCCTCGTTGTCGTCGACATGAGCCCAGAAGAAATCCAACCCTACCTAGATGCAGGAATCAACACCCTCCAGTTTCATGGCAAAGAAAGTGCGCAATTCGCAAAAAATTTCTCTTGTGAGATCTGGCGCGCCGTTCGCCTCAAAGACGAATCTCAAATTGAAGATGAACTCAACTTCCCTTGTACTAAATATGTTTTAGATGCCGCACCCAAAAACGCGAGCCTCCCTGGTGGCACCGGAGAACTTGGTGACTGGGTCTTAAGTAAAAAATTTGTTCTAGCAAGTCCTAAGCCCGTGCTTATTGCCGGAGGAATCAATCTTGATAATTTTCAAGAAGCTCTTCAAATAACTGGAGCTCAAGGCCTCGATCTTTCATCTGGAGTCGAGGATTCTCCTGGCATAAAGTCTTCGTTAAAAATAGATCAGCTCTTTAATAAAATTAATAACTAA
- a CDS encoding DUF3313 domain-containing protein: MKKQIIALLFSALFLGCASKIADEDEYSGFLKSYKYLQEMEASDQVDVLAWTSDNFKKGKFHSILLDPVAIYPAIPSKDDMSKSTVKIMLDHFNSALQSELSKTVKLADTPGPGVARLRIAITSVDKTIKDYKWYSYSPITFVVTSAGELTGLRDKVVVLNVEAELVDSITNEAQLAAVRKDFGLPIDGDDQIPMDSIKKTIDKWAKNIGSYMKKNF, translated from the coding sequence ATGAAGAAACAAATTATTGCCCTACTCTTTTCCGCCCTGTTCTTAGGGTGCGCCAGTAAAATAGCTGATGAAGATGAATACTCTGGTTTCCTCAAAAGCTACAAATATTTACAAGAGATGGAAGCAAGTGATCAAGTCGATGTCCTAGCTTGGACTAGTGACAACTTCAAAAAGGGGAAATTCCATTCTATTCTTTTAGACCCCGTTGCCATCTACCCCGCTATTCCTAGTAAAGATGATATGTCAAAGTCTACAGTCAAAATCATGCTCGACCATTTTAACTCCGCACTTCAATCGGAGCTTTCTAAAACAGTTAAATTAGCTGATACTCCTGGCCCCGGGGTAGCTCGTTTACGTATTGCTATCACGTCAGTAGACAAAACTATAAAAGACTATAAATGGTATTCTTATAGCCCGATTACTTTTGTTGTGACTTCTGCTGGTGAGCTTACTGGCTTAAGGGACAAAGTCGTTGTACTTAATGTCGAGGCTGAGCTTGTGGATTCAATAACTAACGAAGCTCAACTCGCTGCTGTTAGAAAAGATTTTGGCTTACCTATTGATGGCGATGATCAAATCCCTATGGATAGCATCAAGAAAACCATTGATAAATGGGCTAAAAACATTGGCAGTTACATGAAAAAGAATTTCTGA
- a CDS encoding replication initiation protein codes for MNKVVKSRKDRYVAKGNDLVEAKRSMHLTTRERKLVAYMVSCISPYDDDFKEYRFPIEEFIQFFSITDKNAAKEYERIAHGIMSKPFTVENDVERFTATWLSEAKYHKKQKIFTFRFTPSLKRYLIQLKKFYTRYKMINLIHMENCYSESLYELLKQYETIGKRNVSIEKLRIMLGLERKYPLYSNLRVKVLEPAVEEINKFSDITISYQEAKEGRKISSLNFEIKPDPNNEFIKEGLKKYNYLGSSEDFSNQSSDDKEQSLNQNSLPDEIPDELKGIFQRLVEEFQFEREEAHVLAVKYDVSYLEANLKLTLERVLKNRKRGINTDISRYARAAIMRNYAGDNEEISAATPAEVASAQGDRRRAIENFVERAHQAWYKKAVEKFIQAEGPTHFKGFSKYLMTQPEQALYAPVNELLLTNGLNHPQVKAYFQSWIVESERLKDRFSKAIFMTEQGYSIENEGDIKARLMRRGRLMDV; via the coding sequence ATGAATAAAGTTGTTAAAAGTAGAAAAGACCGTTATGTCGCGAAAGGTAATGACCTAGTCGAGGCAAAGCGCAGTATGCATTTGACCACACGGGAACGAAAATTGGTTGCCTATATGGTTTCCTGTATAAGTCCCTATGATGATGACTTTAAAGAGTACCGTTTTCCCATTGAAGAGTTTATTCAATTCTTTTCTATTACAGATAAAAATGCGGCTAAAGAGTATGAGCGGATTGCCCATGGCATTATGTCTAAACCCTTTACGGTTGAAAATGATGTCGAACGCTTCACTGCAACATGGTTGAGTGAAGCCAAGTACCACAAGAAACAAAAGATTTTCACCTTTCGTTTCACGCCCTCCTTGAAACGTTATTTGATTCAGTTGAAAAAGTTTTATACGCGTTATAAAATGATTAACTTAATCCACATGGAGAACTGTTATTCAGAATCGCTTTACGAGCTCTTGAAGCAGTATGAAACTATAGGTAAGCGCAATGTATCCATCGAGAAGTTGCGTATAATGCTGGGTTTAGAAAGGAAGTATCCGCTTTATTCCAATTTACGAGTGAAGGTTTTGGAACCAGCAGTAGAAGAAATCAACAAATTTTCAGATATTACGATTTCTTATCAAGAAGCGAAAGAAGGTAGGAAAATAAGTAGTTTAAACTTTGAAATTAAGCCCGACCCCAATAATGAATTCATCAAAGAAGGCTTAAAGAAATATAATTACCTTGGTAGTAGTGAGGACTTTTCAAATCAATCGAGTGATGACAAAGAGCAGTCACTGAATCAGAATAGTTTACCAGATGAAATTCCGGATGAGCTCAAGGGGATCTTTCAGCGGCTTGTTGAAGAATTTCAATTCGAGCGCGAAGAAGCCCATGTTTTAGCCGTCAAATATGACGTTAGCTATCTCGAAGCTAACCTTAAGCTGACCTTAGAGCGTGTTTTAAAGAACCGTAAGCGCGGAATAAATACGGATATTAGTCGTTACGCACGAGCCGCGATTATGAGGAATTACGCCGGTGATAATGAAGAGATTAGTGCGGCTACGCCTGCAGAAGTGGCTTCCGCACAGGGCGATCGTCGTCGGGCCATCGAAAATTTTGTAGAAAGAGCTCATCAGGCTTGGTATAAAAAGGCAGTTGAAAAGTTTATTCAAGCAGAAGGGCCCACGCACTTTAAAGGCTTCTCCAAATACCTCATGACTCAGCCAGAACAAGCCTTATATGCGCCCGTTAATGAATTGCTACTCACAAATGGTTTAAATCACCCGCAAGTTAAGGCTTATTTTCAAAGCTGGATCGTGGAGAGTGAACGCTTAAAAGACCGCTTTAGTAAAGCGATTTTCATGACTGAGCAAGGATATAGCATCGAAAACGAAGGCGATATTAAAGCTCGCTTAATGAGACGTGGGCGTTTAATGGATGTATAA
- the rapA gene encoding RNA polymerase-associated protein RapA produces the protein MMYKAGQRYFSKSEPELGLGVILKHEFGNLEVLFPATETRRLYVSESAPVKRVSLREGQIFDFEGEAFKIIEILEEDEGYIYINEKGDQVREFQLPNELSLSGPEDRLLAGNFDDAHLFDLRRRTLMHQSEQLGSEIYGFQGARLDLLPHQFYVADEVSSMVKARVLLADEVGLGKTIEAGLILHRLLLRGDVKRVLILLPDALQNQWFVEMYRKFNLWFSIIDEERFKVVEANPENPNPFLEESLIITSTAYASSSAKVSEAIVEGEWDLIIVDEAHHLSWSQDQVSREYSLVEELAKRVERLILLTATPDQLGEESHFARLRLLDPDRFYDLEVFKKEQENYRSKVKGIDKLLYADSLSKTDFQLCETLLGKDHPLLSRLKKENYEGKIRHDLLRELIDRHGSSRIIFRNTRKVMENFPVRCPQAIELAKESRQYTRQGAQAILEEVDSDLFVQPGNNLKIQWICETLKAKADEKFLLICSSREKAEAIEKGIREHMDLKMVVFHEGLSLNQRDRNAVFFSQDLGARLLICSEIGSEGRNFQFCQNLILFDLPMNPGLLEQRIGRLDRIGQTSDIQIFYPYRKESVESVLADFYSQGLDAFARPLHGGEKMTQELRPSLEEVIIQRAENMEGADKALSALISLAKKLAKETKEQLEEGRDHLLELYSFDADRGLEICQQLRKSDRAGDLFSYLEDLFDYLGVDFRDVDDAVYKIEPGQNLLCDLPGLNSEGKLIATQRAETLKREDVALMTWEHPLLRAGMDIVASGEAGNNCFALCVDPSSRSIILEAVLVLECLLPAKSGINRFLPPTPIFVRVDHRGRNITDESPFKEEDLEAGDAERLLDKKAVKKQLVPEMLRKTQKIALEKSQDLLKQAEAKVKTHFENEIARLKTLKEKNDFISDAELSELESAYQLLVVEIPKARLRQDSLRLIWKGSENYLDA, from the coding sequence ATGATGTATAAAGCCGGGCAACGCTATTTTTCTAAATCTGAACCCGAATTGGGTTTGGGAGTGATTTTAAAACATGAATTTGGGAATCTAGAGGTATTGTTTCCTGCAACTGAAACTCGTCGTCTTTATGTAAGTGAAAGTGCTCCAGTGAAACGCGTAAGTTTGAGAGAGGGACAAATTTTTGATTTCGAGGGCGAGGCATTCAAAATCATCGAAATTCTGGAAGAAGACGAAGGCTATATTTATATCAATGAAAAAGGTGATCAAGTTCGAGAATTTCAATTGCCCAATGAGCTTAGCTTAAGTGGTCCCGAAGATCGCTTATTAGCCGGGAATTTTGATGATGCTCATTTATTTGATTTGAGAAGAAGAACCTTAATGCACCAGAGTGAACAATTAGGCTCAGAGATTTACGGCTTCCAAGGTGCACGTTTAGATTTATTGCCTCATCAATTTTATGTCGCCGACGAAGTGAGCTCCATGGTGAAAGCGCGTGTATTGCTAGCGGATGAAGTGGGCTTAGGTAAAACAATTGAAGCGGGTTTAATTCTTCACCGTTTACTTTTGCGAGGTGATGTGAAACGAGTTCTTATCCTATTGCCAGATGCGCTGCAAAATCAGTGGTTCGTGGAGATGTACCGCAAGTTCAATCTTTGGTTTTCGATTATTGATGAGGAACGTTTTAAAGTAGTGGAAGCTAATCCAGAAAATCCAAATCCTTTCCTTGAAGAGAGCTTAATTATTACGAGTACGGCTTATGCCTCTTCATCTGCAAAAGTCTCTGAGGCCATTGTCGAAGGCGAGTGGGATTTAATTATTGTGGATGAAGCTCATCATTTGTCTTGGAGTCAGGATCAGGTTTCGCGTGAATATAGTTTAGTGGAAGAATTGGCTAAACGAGTTGAACGATTAATTCTTTTAACAGCAACGCCTGATCAACTGGGAGAAGAATCACATTTCGCGCGTTTGAGATTACTCGATCCGGATCGTTTTTATGATTTAGAAGTCTTTAAAAAAGAACAAGAAAATTATCGCAGTAAAGTTAAGGGGATAGATAAACTTCTCTATGCAGACTCACTGAGTAAAACAGATTTTCAATTGTGTGAAACCTTACTTGGGAAAGATCATCCTCTCCTAAGTCGCCTCAAAAAAGAAAATTATGAAGGCAAAATTCGCCACGATTTACTGCGAGAACTTATTGATCGTCATGGGAGCTCAAGAATTATATTCAGAAACACGCGGAAAGTAATGGAAAATTTTCCTGTGCGTTGTCCGCAAGCGATTGAATTAGCTAAAGAGAGTCGTCAATATACACGCCAAGGTGCTCAAGCTATTCTTGAAGAAGTCGATAGTGATTTATTTGTCCAGCCAGGAAATAATTTAAAGATTCAGTGGATCTGTGAAACTTTGAAGGCGAAAGCGGATGAGAAATTTCTACTGATTTGTTCTAGCCGAGAAAAAGCTGAGGCCATTGAGAAGGGAATTCGCGAACACATGGATTTAAAAATGGTCGTCTTCCATGAGGGCCTGAGTTTAAATCAAAGAGATCGCAATGCGGTATTTTTCTCACAAGATTTAGGTGCGCGTTTATTAATTTGTTCAGAAATTGGTTCTGAGGGACGAAATTTCCAATTTTGTCAAAACCTCATACTCTTTGATTTGCCGATGAATCCAGGTTTGCTTGAGCAAAGAATTGGTCGCTTGGATCGAATTGGGCAAACTTCAGATATCCAGATTTTTTATCCTTATAGAAAGGAAAGTGTGGAATCGGTATTGGCTGATTTCTACAGTCAGGGCTTAGATGCCTTTGCTCGACCCTTGCACGGTGGCGAAAAAATGACCCAAGAATTGCGCCCTTCTTTGGAAGAAGTGATCATTCAGCGTGCTGAAAACATGGAAGGGGCTGACAAGGCTTTAAGTGCTTTGATTAGTCTAGCTAAAAAATTAGCAAAAGAGACCAAGGAGCAATTGGAAGAGGGACGAGATCATTTATTAGAGCTTTACTCCTTTGATGCTGATAGAGGATTGGAGATTTGCCAGCAATTACGCAAGAGCGATAGAGCGGGAGATTTGTTTAGCTACCTAGAAGATCTCTTTGATTATTTAGGTGTGGATTTCCGTGACGTAGATGATGCGGTCTATAAAATAGAGCCGGGGCAAAATCTACTCTGTGACTTGCCGGGCTTAAATAGTGAAGGGAAGCTCATTGCCACTCAACGTGCGGAAACTCTGAAAAGGGAAGATGTGGCTTTGATGACATGGGAACACCCTTTATTGCGTGCAGGTATGGATATAGTGGCCTCTGGCGAAGCGGGGAATAACTGTTTTGCTTTGTGTGTGGATCCTAGTAGTCGCAGTATTATTTTGGAAGCCGTATTAGTTTTAGAATGTTTATTGCCCGCAAAATCGGGAATTAATAGGTTCCTGCCGCCAACGCCAATATTTGTTCGGGTGGACCATCGTGGCCGTAATATTACAGATGAATCACCTTTCAAAGAGGAAGATTTAGAAGCTGGTGATGCGGAGAGACTGCTCGATAAAAAAGCAGTAAAAAAACAACTCGTCCCCGAGATGTTGCGGAAAACGCAAAAAATTGCTTTGGAAAAATCTCAAGATTTGCTTAAGCAGGCAGAAGCAAAAGTAAAAACTCATTTTGAAAATGAAATTGCTCGTCTTAAAACTTTGAAAGAAAAGAATGATTTTATAAGTGATGCGGAGCTCTCAGAACTTGAGAGTGCCTACCAATTACTAGTAGTTGAAATTCCTAAGGCGCGGCTTCGTCAAGATTCTTTGCGTTTAATATGGAAAGGTTCCGAAAATTATTTAGATGCTTAG
- a CDS encoding YgjP-like metallopeptidase domain-containing protein, whose product MSDLSYLRGYSEGLLEQIQALIDKDKLGQFILNKYPHAHDLKSDKALYDLAVGLKKAYLKSSGPLSKVLYDNKISLKQQALGLHSFVSRVQGKKLKAKNEIRIASVLKKVPLEFMRVILVHELAHLKEKEHNKAFYKLCKHMEPGYFQLEFDLRVYLTYHEMKGSLYL is encoded by the coding sequence ATGAGTGATTTAAGTTATTTACGTGGCTACTCTGAAGGCTTGTTAGAGCAGATTCAGGCTTTAATCGATAAAGATAAACTTGGGCAATTTATTTTGAATAAATATCCCCATGCTCATGATCTAAAATCTGATAAGGCCTTATATGATTTGGCTGTGGGCTTAAAGAAAGCTTACCTAAAATCATCGGGCCCCTTGAGTAAAGTTCTTTATGATAACAAGATTTCTCTCAAGCAACAAGCCTTGGGTCTACATAGTTTTGTCTCGCGAGTTCAAGGGAAAAAATTAAAAGCAAAGAATGAGATTCGCATTGCGAGTGTACTTAAAAAAGTACCACTAGAATTTATGCGAGTAATTCTCGTGCACGAGTTAGCCCATTTAAAAGAAAAAGAACACAACAAGGCTTTTTATAAACTCTGCAAGCACATGGAGCCCGGCTATTTTCAATTAGAATTTGATTTAAGGGTCTATCTCACTTACCACGAGATGAAAGGTAGTCTGTATCTATAG
- a CDS encoding SPFH domain-containing protein encodes MGLWDKLTGEFVDIIEWTNDDRETLAWRFERYGNEIKYGAKLTVRPGQAAVFVNEGQIADVFEPGMYELQTNNLPILSTLKGWKYGFESPFKAEVIFVTTSQIVDRKWGTKNPVMLRDPEFGPIRLRAFGTYAIKVVDPRAFITTLVGTDGAFEASDLTDQLRNIIVSRFTDKLGESKIPALDLASNYDEIADLIQAKIEPEFKEYGVALPKFLVENIALPPEVEEALDKRSSMGILGNLNQYTQFQAANAMEAAASNTGEAGGAMGGGMGMGMGFAMANQMGQAMGGTQQNQQASAPPPPAPGASNVSFHVSVNGESYGPYDMNTFAQHVQAGQITGESMVWRQGMANWSAAGQVAELANLFGPPTPPPMPGGSVPPPPPM; translated from the coding sequence ATGGGACTATGGGATAAATTAACTGGTGAATTTGTTGATATCATTGAGTGGACGAATGATGATCGCGAAACTTTAGCCTGGCGTTTTGAGCGTTATGGCAATGAGATTAAGTACGGAGCTAAGCTCACAGTACGTCCTGGACAAGCAGCGGTATTTGTCAATGAAGGGCAAATTGCGGATGTTTTTGAACCGGGGATGTATGAATTACAGACAAATAATTTACCGATTCTCTCAACTTTAAAGGGTTGGAAGTACGGATTTGAAAGTCCTTTTAAAGCAGAAGTTATTTTTGTGACGACCTCACAGATTGTCGATCGTAAATGGGGAACTAAAAACCCCGTGATGCTTCGCGACCCAGAGTTTGGCCCAATTCGTTTACGCGCTTTCGGAACTTACGCAATTAAAGTAGTGGATCCAAGAGCATTTATTACAACTCTAGTAGGTACTGATGGAGCTTTTGAAGCAAGTGATCTGACGGATCAGTTACGCAATATCATAGTCTCGCGCTTTACCGATAAGTTAGGGGAATCAAAAATTCCTGCTTTAGATCTCGCTTCTAATTACGATGAGATAGCGGATTTAATTCAAGCAAAAATTGAGCCTGAATTTAAAGAATATGGTGTGGCACTGCCGAAGTTTTTAGTTGAGAATATAGCGCTTCCACCAGAAGTTGAAGAAGCCTTAGATAAGCGCTCGAGTATGGGGATTTTGGGTAATTTGAATCAGTATACCCAATTTCAAGCAGCGAATGCGATGGAAGCTGCGGCCTCTAATACGGGTGAAGCAGGTGGTGCAATGGGCGGCGGCATGGGTATGGGTATGGGTTTTGCCATGGCCAATCAAATGGGTCAAGCCATGGGTGGAACTCAACAAAATCAGCAAGCGTCAGCACCACCCCCTCCAGCACCTGGAGCCAGTAATGTTTCTTTTCATGTGAGTGTGAATGGCGAAAGTTATGGTCCCTATGATATGAATACTTTTGCACAGCATGTGCAGGCGGGTCAGATCACAGGAGAAAGCATGGTCTGGCGTCAGGGCATGGCGAATTGGTCTGCCGCGGGACAAGTTGCGGAACTCGCAAACTTATTTGGGCCTCCTACACCTCCTCCAATGCCTGGTGGAAGTGTTCCACCTCCACCCCCAATGTAG
- the ftnA gene encoding non-heme ferritin, with product MLSDKMVGLLNKQINLEFYSSNLYLQMSAWCEYKALESCAEFLRLHAEEEMTHMNRLFKYVADTGALAKIGAIDSPKAEFTDVIELFKDIYAHEQFITAQINDLAHAAFSEKDYSTFNFLQWYVGEQHEEEKLFKSILDKLEMIGTNGNSLYFFDKEIALLTKGEKSLQSMVNLFPGNEA from the coding sequence ATGCTCAGCGACAAAATGGTAGGACTGCTTAATAAGCAAATCAATTTAGAATTTTATTCATCCAACCTCTATCTTCAAATGAGTGCTTGGTGTGAATACAAAGCACTTGAAAGTTGTGCAGAGTTTTTACGTCTTCATGCTGAAGAAGAAATGACTCACATGAACCGCCTCTTTAAATACGTGGCCGATACCGGTGCTTTAGCAAAAATCGGTGCTATTGACTCACCAAAAGCTGAATTCACCGACGTCATCGAGCTCTTCAAAGATATTTATGCACATGAGCAATTTATCACAGCTCAAATCAACGACTTGGCTCATGCTGCCTTCAGTGAAAAAGATTACTCGACTTTCAATTTCCTCCAATGGTATGTTGGCGAACAACATGAAGAAGAGAAATTATTTAAGTCTATTCTCGATAAACTCGAAATGATTGGCACTAATGGCAATAGCCTTTATTTCTTCGACAAAGAAATCGCGCTATTAACTAAAGGCGAAAAATCACTTCAATCCATGGTAAACTTATTTCCAGGTAACGAAGCTTAG